The following proteins are co-located in the Palaemon carinicauda isolate YSFRI2023 chromosome 3, ASM3689809v2, whole genome shotgun sequence genome:
- the LOC137632375 gene encoding putative uncharacterized protein DDB_G0290521, with amino-acid sequence MDCPYDVMSRSFTSSPVQSPSVTFLHIQSRSVNFSHVQSPSFTLSPSVTFSHLQSRSVNVSPLQSRSVTFSHIQTPLVTFSNLQSRPVTISHIQSPSVNFSHHQSPTVTFSHLQSPSVTFSQLQSPSVTISHLQSHSVTFCHIQLPLVTFSHLQSCTVNFSHLQSRSVTFSYLQSPSVIFNHVQSPSVTFGHVQSPLVTFSHLC; translated from the coding sequence ATGGATTGCCCATATGATGTTATGTCACGTTCATTCACCTCCAGTCCCgttcagtcaccttcagtcacgtTCCTTCACATTCAGTCACGTTCAGTCAACTTCAGTCACGTTCAGTCACCTTCATTCACTTTGTCACCTTCAGTCACGTTTAGTCACCTTCAGTCACGTTCAGTCAACGTCAGTCCCCTTCAGTCACgttcagtcaccttcagtcacaTTCAGACACCTTTAGTCACATTCAGTAACCTTCAGTCACGTCCAGTCACCATCAGTCACATTCAGTCACCTTCAGTCAACTTCAGTCACCATCAGTCACCTACAGTCACgttcagtcaccttcagtcaccATCAGTCACCTTCAGTCAACTTCAGTCACCTTCAGTTACCATCAGTCACCTTCAGTCACATTCAGTCACCTTTTGTCACATTCAGTTACCTTTAGTCACGTTCAGTCACCTTCAGTCCTGTACAGTCAACTTCAGTCACCTTCAATCACGTTCAGTCACCTTCAGTTACCTCCAGTCACCATCAGTCATCTTCAATCATgttcagtcaccttcagtcacctttgGTCACGTTCAGTCACCTTTAGTCACGTTCAGTCACCTTTGTTGA